TTGAGCAAGGAATCATTGAGttcgttgataaaattttcaaatataggACTGGAATCATATATAAAAGAGACGAAAAGGGCAGAACAATTTTTTCACATGCAATTGTGCTTCGCCAAGATAAAATTTATAGCCTTTTAAATGCCCTGGGAACAAGAAAGAGCATACTAGCACGTAGGCATGATTTTTTCGGAAACAATTTGCTACATTTAGCAGCCAAGCTGTCTCCATTGTCTCGACTTGACAAGATTTCTGGAGCAGCTCTTCAAATGCAAAGGGAAATACGATGGTTTAAGGTAAGCAATTTAATTCAAAGTCAATTCTTAGGCATATGTTTTTGTTTTCATGTCTCATGAAACTACAAGAATTTTGGCTTTTATGATGCTGCAAAAAATGTATGCGACACAATTTCAATGTTGCAAATGTACTTGTGGCAGGCATCTAATAGCGGCATTTATAGGTGTCGTAAAGAGAGCCAAACTATCTCTGTGTTGCAACTCATGTCACTGTGTCATGAAATAGAGACATAACAGCTGCaagattttttatttacttgtatTGTCCTAGTGAGAGATTGTTCCTGACGTGAATTAGTTTGCAGGAAGTTGAGAGTATTGTGCAACCAAGGATGAAGGAAGAACGTAATGCCTATAATAAAACACCTTCTGAACTCTTTACTGAAGAGCATAAGGTGTTGGCTAAGGAGGGAGAAAGATGGATGAAAAATACGGCAGGTTCAAGTATGATTGTGGGAACTCTCATCGCTGCAGTCATGTTTACAACAGCTTTCACAGTTCCGGGTGGCAATGATAATAAAACAGGGCTCCCTGTCATGCTAGAAACTCAACAGAAAGCATTTTTGATTTTTATGGCATCAAATGCACTGTCAATGTTCACTTCTTCAACATCAATTCTAATGTTCTTGGGGATTCTCACTGCACGTTATGCTGAAGGAGACTTTCTCAAGTCCTTGCCCACAAAGCTAATATTTGGAATCACATGCTTGTTCGTCTCGATAGTCACCATGATGGCATCATTTGGTACTGCTCTCTATCTGATGCTGATCAAACAAGTAGCTTGGATTTCCTACCCAATCATAGTTTTCTCTGTTGTTCCAATAGCTCTTTACTCATTGTTGCAATTCCCTCTTCTGGTTGAGATGATCAGTCGCACTTACGGACATGGCATCTTCGAAAAACCTAAAAAGAAGCTCTATAGTTTTGAAACCGACACTACTACCGGCATCTGATCTCCATTCTGCTGCGTATCATGACATTCTGTATTTCACTTCCAGTAGTTTGCTTCAAGAAGttgttttttaaataaataatcctTCAGTGTAATGTTTTAAATAGATCTTGTAGGCAAcatctagttgttttgactctGTTGTTTTGTTTCCAGCTTGTGCCCAGCTTGAGCCCAAATTCTACAGATTCCTTTGATTCTGTGGATTCCTTGAGCTATCGATAAGTCATGCCTATGGATTGCTTTTGATTGTTTGCCACATCAAATTCTACCTAACATTGAGTGTTGACACTATTTTAATTGGCTTTGCTGGGTTATCTTATTCACTGGTAATGGATCACGTGCACGCTTTCAACGTGAATATGATGCTTTTAGATTTTTTCTTAAAGTTTTTAGAAAATCACTTGTTTTGAAGGAATAAATGTaattgagataaaaaaaaaatatgtttctGAACTTAGTTTGTCATAAGTAACCAACACAATTGCACAAGTAATAAAGCATTCTTTGTCCCCAGagcatttttattttgtaatagtatcaatattttagttttttttattacatttggataaCCTAAATGTTCTCTTTTATGTCtttttagttaaaattttttactttttgaaaaatttattgTTCCCCTTTAAGTCATTCTATgaattttttgttagatttaatgagttttctaattttttttcccgCTAATAGTGGATTGTAAAATGGTCTATAGTGCTATTGTAGTTATAATAGTATTTAAATATATTGAAATTCCATTGTTCGAGTTTAACTAGCTTAACTTTGAAGAGAAATATTTTGATTCGGTGAAACTTATTTGTATTTCTCATTGATGATATACTTTATGATTATAGAGTTTATATGATTAAAGATTGCAAGATACTAAGATTATTTAGTGTTGGTGCTGTCGAGAGCTGCAGGAGGAGGATCTGGACCATGTATTTTGCTTAGGGGAGGGGGCAAGATTAGTTTGGCGTCACTTCGAGATTCGGGCCGGGGAAATGGAGGGGGTGCGCACGATGTGTCACCTGGTGTGGTTTTGGTGGTTAAGGAGAGGGAATAATATGTTTTTTGAAGTTCTTGTATAGGATTCTCCCATCGGTGATTTGCTGGGAATTGTGGACGGCAAGGAATAGGAGAGTGTTTGAAGGACAGAGGCTGCGGATCATGGAGTTGGTCAATCGGATCGTCCAATGTTTGATTGAGATCTTTCAAGCATAGTTCCTGGGATTGCGGTGGTCGGAAGCTTCGTGGGAAGGGTTCCTGGGCGAGGTAGCTAGCCGGAAAGCGAGGTTGACCATTCAACCTATGCGATGGTGGTCACCGCAGGGTGGGTGGAAGTTGAATTCAGATGGGTGTTCTCGAGGGAACTCGGGTTTGAGTGAAGGGGGTGGGCTGGTGCGGGATTGTCATGGGGACTTTGTATTTGGCTACTCGGAGTACTTTGGTACACTGACCAATCTGCAGGCTGAGTTGCGAGCGCTCCTGTTGGGGGTCAAGTACTGTTTTGACCGAGGGTATTTGGATTTACATTTGGAAGCAGATTCGCGTATACTGATTCGGATCGTTCAAGGGGCTTGTGCGTGTCCATGGGAGTTGCAAAGGGAGCTGGACGAGTTGCTTGTGTTTAAACAGCATTTTCAAACAATCTTGCACTGTTTCAGGGAAGCGAACTCGCCAGCAGATCGCCTGGCAAATGTTGGTGCCAACTCGGAGATAGGACAGCTGTTTCACAGATTCGCTGAGCTCCCGTGACTGGTAGGGGGATGTCTGAATGGATAAGTTGGGTTTCCCATCGTTTCATAGAAGGGTGGTTGGTTATGGGTGACATAGTGTACGCATGTTTTCCACTTAATAAAATTttctagtaaaaaa
The genomic region above belongs to Coffea arabica cultivar ET-39 chromosome 7c, Coffea Arabica ET-39 HiFi, whole genome shotgun sequence and contains:
- the LOC113699238 gene encoding uncharacterized protein isoform X3, whose product is MTKVSGDDSIGRAAIGIVPEELTEENYQEWKRCLEHYLVGHGLWGVVSGEEKDPINDERQEYGEEKNQEHEEWKKKNALALHAIQLSCGPGTYVKLKEAHTSAEVAWKHLVERLKPHRIWAEGDPEDESSRVEEEDVASMLLQQYPKLGVTPDKNGYYALQLLAHKPSAFPSGTKLVFWKRWIHSCLMGHSLWRSLTDSAKDDQTTKASMIGDHSIEIHHSSDGETNLTGNRGLQITSFVLKVLHGLGWSILSCLGLCHDRKVIHKDANELLTLIFKEIETLSMKDLEEMDIMKILYDAIEQGIIEFVDKIFKYRTGIIYKRDEKGRTIFSHAIVLRQDKIYSLLNALGTRKSILARRHDFFGNNLLHLAAKLSPLSRLDKISGAALQMQREIRWFKEVESIVQPRMKEERNAYNKTPSELFTEEHKVLAKEGERWMKNTAGSSMIVGTLIAAVMFTTAFTVPGGNDNKTGLPVMLETQQKAFLIFMASNALSMFTSSTSILMFLGILTARYAEGDFLKSLPTKLIFGITCLFVSIVTMMASFGTALYLMLIKQVAWISYPIIVFSVVPIALYSLLQFPLLVEMISRTYGHGIFEKPKKKLYSFETDTTTGI